AAGACTCCTTTTCTACATAATCAAAATCGATCTTCGCGATATCACTGAGGTAAACGATCCGATCATTTTCGGTCTTCACCACAATTTCATTCATCTGCTGTGGATCGGTGAACTCACCAATCACACGGATCGATCTTCGGATACCATCATCCAGGATATTACCACCAGACAGGGTCACGTTCTCCGCAGACACAGCATTCTCAATATCAGCGAAAGTGACATTCCTGGCCTCCATCTCATAAGGATCCACCATGATCTTCACGGCTTTCTCCTCCACTCCACGGATCTCAACTTTGGAGATCTCTTTGATTTTCTCAATCTCATCTTCAATGATTTCAGCGAATCGCTCCAACTCCGCTACAGTATAGTTTCCAGACAGGTTGAGGTTCATCACCGGAAATTCCGAGAAGTTCAGTTCAAACACATCCGGGTCCTGAGGCAAATCAGATGGTAAAGAAGGTTTGGACTTATCGACCGCATCCTTCACTTTTTGTAAAGCATCTTCAATCGAAATATCCGGCTGAAATTCTACAATTACAGTAGAGTAATCCTGTACAGATGTCGATTTGATCTCATCTACTTCCGAGATCAGGTTGATCTCTCTTTCCAGTTCCCTGGTTACCAGGTTTTCGATATCCACCGGTGAGTTTCCGGGGTAAGGTGTACCGACATAAACAATCGGCTGCTCAATTTCCGGGTAGCTATCCTTTGGTAAAGCCTGATACGTTGCCGCTCCAAGGATAACGATCAGTACCGTCAGGAAGTAAACCGTATTTCTATTTTTCAGCGAGAAGGAGGTCAGGGGAAATTCCTTGTCCACCTGCTGTTTTTCATTTATTTCTTCAGACATTGCTTTAGATCATTAAGCGTTGGCATTATAAAGAGGCTGTTGCTACAGACACCTCTACTCCTTCGTTTACTTCGCGATAGCCATTATCGATCAGTGTTTCATTCCCTTTCAAACCAGACAACACTTCTGTCTTACTGTTAAAGGACTTTCCTGGGTTGATCCTGATCTTGCTGGCCAACTTTCTTCCGTCTTCCGTTTTAAGACCATATACAAAATTCCCCTGATCATCAGCCTGTACCAATCGTGTTGGGATACTCACTGCTTCTTCCTGGAAGTAATCGGTCAAATTCAAAATGGTCACCTGATTGGGTCTGAACTTCAAGTCTGTATCTGAAGGTAATGCGATCTCTACGGCAAACGTCCGGTTGTCCTCATTGATCACTTGTCCAACAGAAACCACCTGACTCACCAGACGCATGTCCAACGTCGGTAGATAAATTTCAGCTTGATCTCCCTTTTGGAATTTACCCAGGAATGCTTCAGAAACATCTGCTTTGATGTACATTTCTCTTTGATTGACGATGCGCGCTAAAGGCATGCCTGGCTGCGCCATTTCACCCTCTCTCACCGGAATCTCGTCCGCAACACCTGCGAAAGGTGAGCGAACGTAAGACTGCTTCAATTGGCTTTTCAAGGTAGCTAGTCTACGTTCCAAAGACTCTTTGTTGTTCTTGGTTTGCAAGTATTGTATCTCTGTGCCAATGTTCTGGTCCCAAAGGTTCTTTTGACGAACAAAAACTGCTTCTGCCAATTCCAATTGCGTTTCTACTTCCGCGATGTTGTTCTCAAGGATATCGGCATCCAATTTCATCAGCAACGTACCTTTTGAGAGATTCTGTCCTTCTGCTACATTGATCTTCTCAATACGACCCATGGTCTCAGCTGAGATTACAATGTTTTTGCGGGAAGCTACCGCACCTCTTACTTCTACCTTGTGCTCAAAGGAGCTTTTCTCCAACGCTAAGGTGGAGATCAAAATGGTATTGGCTTTATTGTACTCAGGATCAATTTCATTGATTTCCGTTTCCAAAGTCGCGATCTGCGCTTTCAGGTCAAAATACTGACTTCTCAACGCTTCAAGTTCCGCTTTCTTTTCAGTGAGTTCGTCTCCACCCCCACCACATGCGAAAAGTACCACAGTCATCAGGACTGCTAATGTGATTTGAAACAACTTGTTCATGGATAGTAGATTATTGTGTTGGTCTTTATTCTTAATATCAATTCTTTTCATTAGTTCAGGGTGCCCAGGGCTTTTTGTAAATCAATCCGTGCGATGATCGCATCATATAGGGCATTGTAATAATTCGTTTGAGCCTCTTTTAAAGCGGTATCCGCCTCAACTACTTCAAGGTTAGAACCGATCCCTTCCTGGTATTTGATCTGAGTTACCCGAAACACTTTGTCTGCGAGTTCCATGTTCTCTCTTTGAACTTCGATCTTCTGTACGGCATTTTGCAGAGCCAGGCGACTGGTTTGCACTTCCAGGTCAATGAGGCTTTGATACTGGTTGATCCCATTGTCCAATTGCTCAAGACTAACTTTCTCTCGTTGTATCTGAAACCTTCTTTGCAATCCCGTGAAGATGTTCCAATTGAGGCTTAACCCAATAGAAGAGTAACGGTACCAACTATCTGGTCCTACCTGATCAATACCATCAAAATTGGATTGAGTACTGAATAACCCACCAAAAGACTGGGATTGGGTACTGACACCTAAATTGGCAAACCCGCTTAAGGTCGGCAATGCTTCTGCATATTTGTTTCTAATGTTCAATTCCTGAAGCTTCCGGTTTACCAATAGTGTTTGATACCCAGGTCGGTCTTCGTATTTGACTTGCGCATCATTCCTGGCAATAGTTGCTCCAAGGACGTCATCAAAAGTTCCACTCAACTCCAGTGATTGCTCCAACGGATATCCCATCTGAAACTTCAATAAGGTCATGGAGATGGTATTGAGGTTGATGATATTGTCGCGATCGGATTTAAGGTTATTCAAAGAAACTTTCAGTCGATCTACATCAATCTCTTCCGCAAAGCCATTATTATATAGTTCTCTCGTATTCCGATACAGGGTGTCGAGTCGGGTCAGGTTAGCGGTAAACAAATTCAAGCGCTCTTGATTGATCAATACATCGTAATACGCCTTGCTGACATTTTCTATGATGTTGACACGAGTTTCGTCTTTTTGCCTGACAGAAAGCTCCTTGAACGTATTCGAAGCCTGTAGCGCCACAATGTAAGACCCACTAAAAATGATCTGATTGACTCCTAAACTGGCGTCACCGACGCTTTGCAATTGGAAAAAGTTCTCTGCCGCATACACATCGCCTTCAACCACACCCAGTTCGGTGGCTTGTTCGTCGGTCAGACCGATAGGCGATCCAGGCGTATATTGGGCATAGAATCGTTGTAGTGTCGGGCTCTTCTGCACAACAGCAGAACCGGATATCTGAGGAAGACCAATACCTCTGGTTTCCTTGACCTGCATGACGGCTGATTTCTCATCCAGCGCGGCATTTTTCATCTCTGCATTATTGGCCAACGCGTACTCTATACACGCTTCAAGGCTCATCGCAGAACTTCCTTGTTGTGCTCTCAAGCCAACAGAAAGTAGGATAGCTGTGATAAATAATGATACTCTCATTTGAGTGGTTTTACGGCTTCTGTTTGAAAATATTTCTGATAGTGATTTCGTCCTTTTTCGGTCAAAATGCCATGAATGAAATGATCCAACAATTGCATTTGTACCTCAACAAATTGGAATTGCTCCGGAGGGAAAATCTGTTGATCAAAGATCATCTGTACCTGCTCTACACGGAATTTTGACAAGATCTTCACGTCGATCTCTTGCCGGTAGCAACCTTCCTTCATCCCTTTGATCAAGTTGTCTTCGATGTGTCCACGAATGAATTCATTCTTAAAGTCCAGGTAAAGATCCCAAGCTTCGTGATGGAATTTCTGAAGATCATACAGCATCGAAGGATTGATGTCCTGGATGTTTCGGCGCATGCATTGAGCAATCTGATGCAATTCATCGATGGCATTCACCGCTCTATGTTCGATCTCTGCAAACTCCTTGCGCTCAAGCTCCATGTGCCAGCGAGCAACTTCGGTCACCAATCCATCCTTATTTGTGAAGTACTGATATAGCGTTTTTTTGGACATGGAGACCTCTCGGGCTACATCATCCATGGTCACACTCCGCACTCCATATCGGTTAAAGAGGTTCATCGCCCCGTCCAAAATCCGATTTCTTACTTCGTTATCCACTTAATGACATTTCTTTTACCTCAGGAAACTTCTAGCACCCCAGAAACTTTTAGCATTCCAATAGTTTCCTAGGTTTCTACGCATAACAGGAATTCAGGTTTAGTTGTTCCCACTTTTTTTCATGATTTTCTTAAAAAGTTTCTCTTAGCTTCGTGCCAGCAGTCAATGGAGACCATCAAGTTCACTTTTCAGGAACGGACCATCCACGTCCATAAATCGGGTTCTGGGGCAGAAAACATGCTTTTATTCCATGGATTCGGGCAAACAGGTCAGGTATTTCAAGGATGGCACCAGGCACTCGAAGAAACACACACCTTATATTCATTCGACCTTTTTTTTCATGGTGAAAGTGATCAAACAGAAGCTCCTGTCACCCCTACGTATTGGGGAAAGTTGCTCAAGGTATTCACCGAACAACAGCAACTGGAACATTTCCACCTGGCCGGATACAGTCTTGGAGGCCGATTTGTCAATGCCACCCTTTTATATGTTCCTGAGCAAATCAAGTCCATCTCCTACATTGCCCCGGATGGCTTTTATGAATCCCCCTGGCAAACCCTTGCGATTTCTTTCCGGCGGATATTCAGGTATGTAATGAATCACCCAGAAGCCTTGATCAAAATGGCGGATGCTGCCGAAAAGTATAAGCTAAGTTCACCCTCACTGGTCAAATTTGCCAAGCGGGAGCTTCGAGATGTAGATAATCGAATCAGGGTCTATCGGTCATGGATCTATCTTAAGCCACTCATCAGGAATCATCGTAGAGTTACCCGTACCATCCACAATCACGAAATTAAATGTACGTTGATCCTCGGCTCGAAAGATCACATCATTCCTCCCAGGAAGGTCGTTCCAAAATTCAAACCTGCTCCGAATGTCACCATCTGTGTGATTGAAAAAAGGCACCATGAAATGATCGGTGCTGCATTGGAGCTACTTTATTCAGGTGTTGATTCGTCTGAAAATTGAGGCATGTCAACACTACTCTCTATTCATATTGAGAAACTTTAAACTTACCGTTCTATTTTGAGTCAGAGACTTTAATAATCAGGTTAGATGAAATACCTTTATAGTTTACGTTATCAGTTAGTAAGAATCAACCATGGTCACCAGCACTCAGTTCAACGATCAGTTCTACGACAGCATCTCAGTCTGGAATAAAATGAACTTCACGCTAAGGTTCATTTCCGAACATTTCTTTGGTAAAACATTCTTAAATAATTCGATTCAAAATTGGGCTTCCAACAATCAATCCAAAATCTATGAAGAGGTTAAGTCAATTGAAAAGCAGCATGTTTCGGTAGAAACGTACAACGGAGATCTATCAGCACGAGCATTTAGCAAAAACTATGTAAAAACCGGCAAGCCTGTAGTCATCAAAGGAGGTGCTAAAAACTGGCAAGCTTGCCAGGAATGGGGGTTTGAATTTTTCAAAGAAAATTATGGGGATCATCCAGTTACCCTGACTCATCATAAAGACCTGGGAGACGATGATGATGGCGGGATGGAAGAAACGAACCTAAGAAATATCATTGACGGACTGGCCGAGAACTCGAAAAAATATGCTCGATTCAATCCTTTATTGGATGTCTATCCGGAACTCTTAGAATCACTGGACAGACAATGGCTTAATACCATCATGGGCAGAGGGTTAAAAAATCATCACGTGTTGTTCATTGGTAACAAAGGAACCAAGACCAATATCCACAACGCAGGAAATGAAAACATTTTTGTACAGCTCCGGGGTAAGAAACGATGGTTGATCTGGCATCAAAAAGCCACTTATGTCTTTAGCCCTGAGGTAAACCGCGCACCGGCCAAAGCCTCCCATATCAACCCCAATGCTCCTGACCTTGAGAACTATGCTTCTTTTGAGCACCTCCCTGTTTGTGAGATCATCTTGGAAGAGGGTGACATCTTGTTTGTTCCCTCCTATCTATGGCACTACGTCGAAAACCTCACACCGACCATCGGGATCGGTATTCGTTGGTTGTCTCCCGGAAGTACATTAAGGAACAGTCCATTATTGGCTTGCCTTGAATTATTCAATACCTCACCAAGTGTATTTAAAACCCTTGATTGGCGCAATGGCTTTGATTTCAACAAGATCATTTTGGCTAACCTGAAGAAAAGTGCTTAGAAATTGTCAGTGGATGGATTGGAAGCTGAACTTCCCTGGAGCGTGGCACTGCTCCAAAACGATACAATGAATGTGGTGCCCACGCCCATGACACTTTTCACATCAATTTCACCCCCCATCGCTACTACGTATTTTTTCACAATTGATAGCCCCAATCCTGTACTGGATTCATTACCAGTAGGCTGAGGCGTCAATTTGGTGTACCGTTGAAACAGCAATTGCAAATCTTCTTTATCGATTCCGGGACCATGATCTTCCACCAATACCTTGATCCGATCTCCGGCAAACATCACTGTAATATCTACTGCTTTGTTATGTTCCGAAAACTTGATGGCATTCGAGATAAGATTTTCGAAAATCTGAAAACCATAACTCTCATCAATCTCTGCGAAAAACTTATGGTTATCGTAATTTCTTGCCAATACAATTTTCTTGATCTCAGCACTGGGATTTAGGGTGTCAATTACATTATCCAACAAGGCCGCCATGTCAACTGATCGAACCTCCAAATTCATCATTTCCGACTCAATCGCATTTACATCCAGCACACGTTCGATCATGTGTTTCATGCGTGAAGCACTGCCATTAATCCTGGATAAGTATTGATGTTGACTTTTCGCAGACTCATCCAGCTCTTCCATCAATATTTGACTGAAACCAAGGATAGCATTTAAAGGGTTTCTCAAATCGTGAGCAACCACGCCTATCAATTCATTTTTCTCTCTGTTGAGTCGTGCCAGCACAATGTTCGATCGCTGCTTTGCCACATAAGATCGCCATAACGTAAAAATCAGAATAAGCGTAAGTACCAATCCCACCATCATGAAGTTCCTGGTCAGCAGTTGGCCTCTCAGCTCTGCCAGATACTGGATCTCCTGTCTCTCTTGCTCATCTTCGATTTTGTGCTTCTCCGTTTCAAACTCGTATTTCGCAGTTAATCGCAGAATCTCATCTTTATTTTGCTCATTGTAGATCGAGTCTTGCATTGCCTCGGATATCTCATGGAATTTCAACGCCATGGAAAAATCCCCAGCTTCTTTATATGATTGATACAATTGATCGGCAGAAATCTGTAGCAAAGGCTTAAAGTTGTTGGCTTCCGCTATTGCAAATGAGTTCCGAAACTGAGTGATCGACTGCTGAATCAACCCTTGTTCTCTGTAATAACGACCCATGCCTTGCAGGGCTGAAATCTCAAACTCTTTAAGCTGGCAATTTCTTGCTTCCTTCAATACGATTCCGAAATATTTTTTAACTGAATCTGGTTGATCCAGACGCTCATATAATCGAGCCAATCCATCATAAATGAAAGGATGTAAGCAGGCATCCCCATATTGATCATTATATGCCAAAGCCTCTTGGTAGGATAGAATGGAAAGGTCCATCTGATCTGTTACCGAATACATGTAGGCCAGATTACTTAACGTTCCGATATAATCGCGATGACTCCTAATATTCAATGCTGCGGTCAGTGCTCGTTGGAAATAGTCGATGCTTTCATCTGTCTCTCCCTGTACGGCATAAATCACACCAATATCGTTGAGCTGTTCCATTTTCAATCGTTCATTTTGAAGACTATCGGCTATGGTAAGCGCAGCCAGATAGTGTTTCGTAGCTACGGGCATAGCACCTAGTGAAGTGTTGATTCCTCCCAGGAAATTCAAAATGATGGCCTCTTCTTTCTTAGCCTGAATCCGCTGAATCTCCATAAGGGATTGGGAACAGAAATCTAAGGCTTCCTGTAATTGTCCTACACGATTGAGTGATTCGCTTTTATAAGCCTTACTTAATTGAACACCTAAGTGATCCTCCAACTCCAGGCTTAACATTATCGCCTTATCCAGGTAAAAAATGGCACTATCGTGATGTCCTGACAACTGTAGATTCTTCCCTAATTGCAGTAAGACCTCACTTCTGATGGATTGTGAAAGCTGCTGTCGCAATAAGCCTTGCAACAAATGCTCAGACTGATCAAACTCCGATGAAAGGGTATGAAAATGGGCTTGTCGAAGAATGCTTATTAATTCCAGTGAATCATCAGGGTGTCGCTGGAGCATGGTATGGGTTTGAGCTATGATTGACGCACCTAATTCAACATTGACATCTTCATAGAACTCACTTAGTTGCAAATAAATCCGAATACTGTCTGAAGGACTGGAAGCCCGGGACAGTTGCTGATTTAAAGCGTTTATCTGAGCTAATTGTGCCTGGCACAATAGGACAAATAGCGAAAATACGGTAGTTAACGTAGCTAATTTAGACAATGGCATAGATACAACGAGAGCCTGCGGTGCAGCACAAAATCCTCTCTCAAATCGAAACTCTTTTATAGTCTAGGGCTGGTGACTATAGTTGATATCTGCCAAACAGTACATATATACGAAATCCATTAAAAAGGTAACTGCATCAAGAAGAAATAATCTATAATTTCCCTTCGAGGGATAACACAAAGACGAACTTAATACGACTATAGATTTGATCTACAATTCAACTATTTTTGCGGCTTAATTCCTGACCCTTCATATGATCTACTTTTTCAGAAAATCAGACACCCAATTTTACGCAGTTGGAACTGACCAATCATTAACTGAAAATCATATCTCTCGGCTGACCTGGTTGTTCTCAGGCGCGACGCTTAGCGAAGAAAAAGAGATCAGTGGAAAATTCATCGGTCCACGAAAGGAAATGATCACTCCCTGGAGTACCAATGCCGTAGAAATAGCTCAAAATGCTGGTATTGAAGGGTTGATCAGAATTGAGGCATTTACCATCGACGATGGCGATCAAGGATTTGACCCGATGCTCCAACAACGATATGATGGATTAGGTCAGGACCTGTTCACCTTGGAGATTGAGCCAGCACAAGTACTCGACATTGAGGACATTCGGGATTACAATGAGAAAGAGGGGCTTGCACTGAGTGAAGATGAAGTGGTATTTCTGGAACAAGTGGTCGCTGATATTGGAAGACCTCTGACCGACTCAGAAATTTTCGGGTTTTCACAAGTCAATTCGGAGCACTGCCGACACAAGATATTCACTGGAGAATTCATCATTGACGGGGAAAAGCAGGAAATGTCCCTTTTCCAATGGATCAAAAAAACCTCTAAGGACAATCCGAATTTTCTGGTTTCTGCCTATAAAGACAATGTTGCATTTGTTCAGGGGCCAGTGGCTGAACAGTTCGCACCAGCATCTCAAGATAAACCAGACTTTTTTGAGACCAAAGATTTTGAATCTGTCATTTCACTGAAAGCAGAAACACACAATTTCCCCACCACCGTAGAGCCATTCAATGGAGCCGCAACAGGTTCAGGTGGCGAGATCCGGGACCGAATGGCCGGTGGGCAAGGTAGTATTCCTTTGGCTGGAACAGCCGTTTACATGACTTCCTATCCTCGAACCAAAGGCGCTGACTGGGAAAATCAGGCAAAAGAAAGACCGTGGCTATACCAAACACCAAAAGAAATTCTGATCAAAGCGTCCAATGGTGCCAGTGACTATGGCAACAAATTCGGGCAACCACTGATCTGCGGTAGTCTCCTGACCTTCGAATATGAAGACCAGGATCAGGTGTATGGCTTTGACAAAGTCATTATGCTGGCCGGAGGAATCGGTTTTGGGAAGCTGAAAGAAAGCAAAAAGCAGACGGTTGATAAAGACCAGCAAATTGTAGTGCTCGGCGGTGATAACTACCGCATCGGCATGGGTGGTGGCGCTGTATCCTCCGTGGATACAGGAGAGTTTGAAAATGCCATTGAATTGAATGCGGTACAGCGTTCGAATCCTGAAATGCAAAAACGAGTTGCCAATACCGTTCGTGCGATGACGGAATTAGAAGACAACCCTGTAGTTTCAATTCACGATCATGGGGCTGGCGGGCACTTGAATTGTTTGTCAGAATTAGTTGAAGAATCTGGTGGCGTGATTGATGTAAGTGCATTGCCCATCGGAGACCCTACTCTATCTGACAAGGAACTGATGAGCAACGAATCCCAGGAACGAATGGGATTGGTCATTGACAAAAAGAATTTGGATTATCTAAAGGCCGTTGCTGCCCGGGAAAGATCACCTTACTATGAAGTAGGCACCACAACCGGAGACATGGAGTTGAAATTCAATGGCCTTCATGAAAAACTACCATTTGATCTTAAATTGGATCACTTATTTGGCTCCTCTCCAAAAACCGTATTGGAAGATGAGGTCAAACCAGCAGCATTCAAAGACATCACGTACGATCCTTCAAAGGTCGAATCCTACTTGCAGGAAGTCCTGCAATTGGAAGCAGTAGCTTCAAAAGACTGGCTTACGAACAAAGTAGATCGCTGTGTAACGGGTAAAGTAGCCACCCAACAAACGGTCGGTGAAATCCAGGTGCCTCTGAACAATGTGGCGGTAATGGCGATCGATTATAAGAATTTGAAAGGAATCGCTACGGGTATTGGACATTCTCCAGTCCCCGGCATGATCAATGCAGGAGCAGGCTCTCGTCTCTCTGTAACAGAATGCCTGACCAATATGGTATTTGCACCCCTTACACATGGGCTCGCAGGCATTTCTCTCAGTGCCAACTGGATGTGGCCTGCCAAAAACCCAGGTGAGAATGCCCGTCTATATGAAGGTGTAAAAGCCATCAGTGAGTTTGTCTCGGCTTTGGGTATCAATATCCCCACTGGAAAAGATTCCCTGTCCATGACTCAGAAATACCCTGATGGCCAAAAAGTACTTTCACCAGGCACTGTGATCGTCAGTGGTGGCGCTGAAGTCAATGACATTCGAAAAACGGTTCTTCCTGCGCTTAAATATCAGGCTACCGACTCAAAACTGATCTATGTTCCCTTCGGCACGAATGGCTTTGAGTTGGGGGGAAGTTCCTTTGCGCAAGTAGCTGCCGCCCTGGGACAACAAACACCAGATGTAGATGCCGCAAAAGTGATCAAAGCATTCAATGAAATTCAGGCATTGATCAATGATGGTCATATTCTGGCGGGTCATGATGTTTCTGCCGGTGGTCTGATCACCACCCTATTGGAAATGAATTTCCCTAACCAGTCCGGTGGGTTGAATATCAACCTGAGTGGATTCGAAGAAGAAGACCTTGTCAAGGTACTATTCTCGGAAAACCCCTCAGTGGTACTACAAGTGGACGCTTCAGCACTATCTACGCTGGAAAGTAATGGTATCAACTTTATCGAACTGGGAGATACCCAGTCAGCCAGACAGCTTACCCTAAGTAAGGGAGATTGGCAATTAACGCTCGATATTGATGCGTACAGAACTACCTGGATGCGTGCTTCATATCTTTTGGATCAGGAACAAACAGAAGCTGTGCAAGCCAAAGCTCGTTTTGAAAACTATAGCCAGCAAGCACTGTCTTATCAATTCCCGGAAGGGTTTACAGGCAAGCGCAGTGACCTAAACATTGATGTGAACCGGAAAACCAAATCCGGTATCAAAGCGGCGATCATACGGGAGCAAGGGGTAAATAGTGACCGGGAAATGGCTTACGCCCTTTATATGGCCGGATTCGATGTACTAGATGTCCATATGACAGACCTGGTTAGTGGTCGCGAAGACCTTTCTGGTGTCAACATGATTGTTTTCGTAGGTGGCTTTTCAAATTCCGATGTACTGGGTTCTGCCAAAGGTTGGGCTGGTTCCTTCCTATTCAACGAAAAGGCAAAAGCAGCTTTGGATAATTTCTATGCGCGTCCTGATACCCTGAGTTTGGGCGTCTGTAATGGCTGTCAGCTAATGATGGAGTTAGAGGTGTTATTCCCAGAAATGAAGCATCACCCTAAAATGCATCACAATGCGACAGGTAAATTTGAGTGTGGTTTCATCAATGTTGACATCCAACCGAACAATACGGTGATGCTAGGAAATATGGTTGGATCACGATTGGGTATATGGTTAGCACACGGTGAAGGCCGATTCATACTTGAAGAGGAAAGTCCGTACACCATACCGATGAAGTATTCCTATGAAGCAATACCTGGCAATCCAAATGGTAGTTCTTTTGGCGTAGCTGCCATGGCTTCCAAAGACGGCCGACACCTGGCCATGATGCCTCACCTCGAACGATCTTTATTCCCCTGGAATTGGGCACACTACGAAGATAAACTTGCACATGAAGTCAGCCCATGGTTAATCCCATTTGCGAATGCTTTTGATTGGGTAAAAGAACAAGTCAAATAAACAGGTTACTTGAGTAACATGTTCTTTCTTATCGAGCTTAAAAACTTCATATTACTTATCGGGTTTATCTTCACAATTATTTATCTCCATTGAGGATTCATAAAAAAAGTACAGAAAGACAAAGCTAACGCGGCTAAGTACTTTTTTGGATCGATACTATTAGTGGTGTTTATTAATATATTGGAAAGAGTATTCCTTTGAGTCAATTAATAATCCTGTTCGTTGATGTGTTTTGAGAGTGTGAAGGATAGCAAACAAAAAAGATGTTTATTGCATTATCTAGAACTAGTAATTAGGTTACTCAAGTAAACTGTTTACTGAAAAAAGTCGTGATCCTCGAACCACTCTTTCATTCGTTCAGGCCAACCGGAAATGGTCTTTAGATCCGATCGGGTACCCATGTTGAAAGCGTGATCACCTTTGGCATAGAGGTGCATTTCTACGGATTTTCCTGCGGCACGATAAACACGTAGTAACTGCACGATGGTTTCGGAACAACATACATCATTGTTGGAAGCTACCAGAAAAGCTGGAGGTGCATCTTCAGGCACACTGATTGATGGAATGAATAGTGGACCCGGATAAACCTGAACTAAAAAATCCGGGCGAAACGAAAACTGATCAATTTCATCTGAGCCTTCGCGATCATCATTCTCTTCAAAAGCCAGCATCGCAGCGACTTCTCCTCCTGCTGAGAAAGCCAATATCCCCACCCTGTTGGGATCAAAACCAAGTTCCTCAGATAGGCCTCTGATTCGCTTCATGGCTCTTATTCCATCCTGGCGAACATGTTCGAACGTATATTCAGACCCCTCTTCGCGAACCAACCTGTATTTCAGCACAAATGCCTTGAATCCTAAGTTGGTAAGATACCGAGCTGCACGTTCCCCTTCACTGTTGTAGACTAATTCCCGGTGACCACCACCTGGGATGATCAAAATGGCCGCTCCATTCGGTTGATCAGGTTCATAAAGTGTAATGGAAGGATGATGGATATTCTTTACCCACCAATCTTTGGCATGTTCTGGCTCATCTTTACGATGTTCAAAGCCGGGAGCACCATTATTCCATAGCGGATACACTGTTTGTGCCTGACTATTGGATACCGACAAAAAATTATACGAGCATAAAAAGAGGAATAGCGTTTTTATCGAATTGTTGATCATTGGACAGAGTCGTTAAGACAATGGCCAAAATCCGTTAATCTACGCTAACGCTAGCAGGGTATTTGAACCAAACCAGATTAGTAATCAGGTTACTTGAGTAATCTGATTACTGGAAACCACTTTCTC
This DNA window, taken from Cytophagales bacterium, encodes the following:
- a CDS encoding ATP-binding protein, whose translation is MSKLATLTTVFSLFVLLCQAQLAQINALNQQLSRASSPSDSIRIYLQLSEFYEDVNVELGASIIAQTHTMLQRHPDDSLELISILRQAHFHTLSSEFDQSEHLLQGLLRQQLSQSIRSEVLLQLGKNLQLSGHHDSAIFYLDKAIMLSLELEDHLGVQLSKAYKSESLNRVGQLQEALDFCSQSLMEIQRIQAKKEEAIILNFLGGINTSLGAMPVATKHYLAALTIADSLQNERLKMEQLNDIGVIYAVQGETDESIDYFQRALTAALNIRSHRDYIGTLSNLAYMYSVTDQMDLSILSYQEALAYNDQYGDACLHPFIYDGLARLYERLDQPDSVKKYFGIVLKEARNCQLKEFEISALQGMGRYYREQGLIQQSITQFRNSFAIAEANNFKPLLQISADQLYQSYKEAGDFSMALKFHEISEAMQDSIYNEQNKDEILRLTAKYEFETEKHKIEDEQERQEIQYLAELRGQLLTRNFMMVGLVLTLILIFTLWRSYVAKQRSNIVLARLNREKNELIGVVAHDLRNPLNAILGFSQILMEELDESAKSQHQYLSRINGSASRMKHMIERVLDVNAIESEMMNLEVRSVDMAALLDNVIDTLNPSAEIKKIVLARNYDNHKFFAEIDESYGFQIFENLISNAIKFSEHNKAVDITVMFAGDRIKVLVEDHGPGIDKEDLQLLFQRYTKLTPQPTGNESSTGLGLSIVKKYVVAMGGEIDVKSVMGVGTTFIVSFWSSATLQGSSASNPSTDNF
- the purL gene encoding phosphoribosylformylglycinamidine synthase gives rise to the protein MIYFFRKSDTQFYAVGTDQSLTENHISRLTWLFSGATLSEEKEISGKFIGPRKEMITPWSTNAVEIAQNAGIEGLIRIEAFTIDDGDQGFDPMLQQRYDGLGQDLFTLEIEPAQVLDIEDIRDYNEKEGLALSEDEVVFLEQVVADIGRPLTDSEIFGFSQVNSEHCRHKIFTGEFIIDGEKQEMSLFQWIKKTSKDNPNFLVSAYKDNVAFVQGPVAEQFAPASQDKPDFFETKDFESVISLKAETHNFPTTVEPFNGAATGSGGEIRDRMAGGQGSIPLAGTAVYMTSYPRTKGADWENQAKERPWLYQTPKEILIKASNGASDYGNKFGQPLICGSLLTFEYEDQDQVYGFDKVIMLAGGIGFGKLKESKKQTVDKDQQIVVLGGDNYRIGMGGGAVSSVDTGEFENAIELNAVQRSNPEMQKRVANTVRAMTELEDNPVVSIHDHGAGGHLNCLSELVEESGGVIDVSALPIGDPTLSDKELMSNESQERMGLVIDKKNLDYLKAVAARERSPYYEVGTTTGDMELKFNGLHEKLPFDLKLDHLFGSSPKTVLEDEVKPAAFKDITYDPSKVESYLQEVLQLEAVASKDWLTNKVDRCVTGKVATQQTVGEIQVPLNNVAVMAIDYKNLKGIATGIGHSPVPGMINAGAGSRLSVTECLTNMVFAPLTHGLAGISLSANWMWPAKNPGENARLYEGVKAISEFVSALGINIPTGKDSLSMTQKYPDGQKVLSPGTVIVSGGAEVNDIRKTVLPALKYQATDSKLIYVPFGTNGFELGGSSFAQVAAALGQQTPDVDAAKVIKAFNEIQALINDGHILAGHDVSAGGLITTLLEMNFPNQSGGLNINLSGFEEEDLVKVLFSENPSVVLQVDASALSTLESNGINFIELGDTQSARQLTLSKGDWQLTLDIDAYRTTWMRASYLLDQEQTEAVQAKARFENYSQQALSYQFPEGFTGKRSDLNIDVNRKTKSGIKAAIIREQGVNSDREMAYALYMAGFDVLDVHMTDLVSGREDLSGVNMIVFVGGFSNSDVLGSAKGWAGSFLFNEKAKAALDNFYARPDTLSLGVCNGCQLMMELEVLFPEMKHHPKMHHNATGKFECGFINVDIQPNNTVMLGNMVGSRLGIWLAHGEGRFILEEESPYTIPMKYSYEAIPGNPNGSSFGVAAMASKDGRHLAMMPHLERSLFPWNWAHYEDKLAHEVSPWLIPFANAFDWVKEQVK
- a CDS encoding alpha/beta hydrolase, whose amino-acid sequence is MINNSIKTLFLFLCSYNFLSVSNSQAQTVYPLWNNGAPGFEHRKDEPEHAKDWWVKNIHHPSITLYEPDQPNGAAILIIPGGGHRELVYNSEGERAARYLTNLGFKAFVLKYRLVREEGSEYTFEHVRQDGIRAMKRIRGLSEELGFDPNRVGILAFSAGGEVAAMLAFEENDDREGSDEIDQFSFRPDFLVQVYPGPLFIPSISVPEDAPPAFLVASNNDVCCSETIVQLLRVYRAAGKSVEMHLYAKGDHAFNMGTRSDLKTISGWPERMKEWFEDHDFFQ